In Chitinophagaceae bacterium C216, the genomic stretch CTATACCTTTTCCGATAATGGTAGTATTCTTTGTTTGAGCATCTAAATCTCTCAGATGCCACAAAGGGAATCTATGGGCATAGCGCTCAAAATAAGATAAAGGAGATTGAGCGGCGTACTCCATCCATCCCATATCCATTTCAAAAAATACAAAGTTCGGATCCGTATTTTCAAGTAATATGTCAAAGGGATGTTGCTGATTTAGCATCTCAAATTCGTAAGCATGATTATGATATGCCAGTCGAAGACCATAGGAGTTAACAATGGCTCCTATTTCATTTAACATTTCAGCGGCTTTTTTATAGGTATCTTTTGATAATTTATACGCATCTTCTAAATAGGGTAGTACTATATATTGCATCCCCATTTGAGCAGCGCATTCACACACAATATGAACTTCCTGCGGAAGAAAGAAAAAATGGCCACAAGGCATACTCATCCCCTGTGTTTCTACCATCGTTTTTAAGTCCTCAGGTCTGAATCCTTGAATTGTTTTATCCTGAACACTAAATCCGGCAGGCTCTACATAACGATACCCAACATCGGAGAGCAACGATAATGTACCCATAGGGTCTTTCTGAAGTATTTCTCGCAAAGACCATAGTTGTGCTCCGATACGTAGCGTCATTTCAGGAAAGATGAAAAAAGTTTTATGAAGTAGTTTTTACCAGTTGTTGCACAAGCTGCTCTAATTGCTTAATGCGACGTTCGATATCCGGCAGATTACGACTTAGTGCCTGACTGCGTAAAGCAGCTGCATAATCATGAGCAGGAGAACCGGTCACTGCTTTGCCAGGTTCAATACTCTTACTCACACCACTCTGTGCATTAATCTTTGCTCCGTCACCAATATGTAGATGCCCTACAATGCCAGCCTGCCCACCAATCATCACACCCTTACCTACCTTGGTACTACCGCTGATGCCCGCTTGAGCGGCCACTACTGTGCTACCACCAATTTCTACATTGTGGGCAATCTGAATAAGATTGTCCATCTTCACTCCTTTCCGGATAATAGTAGAGCCTATCGTTGCCCTGTCAATAGTACAGTTAGCTCCTATCTCTACATCATCCTCAATCACTACATTTCCAATTTGGGGTACTTTGGAAAAACTACCATCAGCCTGCGGTGCAAATCCGAAGCCATCGCTTCCTATGATGGTTCCAGCATGAATGGTTACATTATTACCGATAACACAATTATGCAAAATTTTTACCCCAGGGAAAATCACAGAATTGTCGCCAACAGTTACATTATCACCTAGATAGACGCCTGGGTAAATTTTGGTATTGTTACCTACTTTTACATTTTCACCCAAATACGCAAAAGCGCCTATATACACGTTTTCTCCATATTTCGCACTCTGAGCAATATAACAAGGTTGCTGAATCCCTTTCAGCTGTTGCTGCATGAACTCCTGATATTTTTGCAATAAGGTAGCGAAGGCTGTATAAGGGTCGCCTACTCTGATTAAAGTAGAGGCTACTGGATGTTTGAGCTCCAGTGATTCCTTTACAATAATGATAGAAGCTTTGGTAATATATAAATATTCTTCGTATTTCGGATTTGCCAGAAAGCTCAACTGCCCCGCGCCAGCTTCCTCAATCTTACCGAATGAATTCACAGTAGCATTGGGGTCGCCATCCACTTTTCCCCCAATCATTAATGCAATTTGCGAAGCAGAAAAATACATTGTTTAATATTTAATTAATAATTTATTGATTAAGATCGAAAACCCAACGGGTAAAAATATTAAAAACTTATGGCACCCGAGCTACAAGCGCAAAAAACAGATATAATATTTTTTAACAGGTTCACTGGCCTTTACGTCGATAATGGCATTGTCTACTTGAGAAATATCCTTCAGCGTACCATCCTTATACAAAATACTGATATTTTCTTCGTTTAAGTTATACAATGTATTGGTAGCCTCACCGCTAAATGCAAAGTATCGCGCTTCCTCTTCACTAACTTGCATCACTTGGGCCAGCTCTTTACATTTATCAATCAGCACCTGCTCATCAAAAGGCCGGGCCTGTAACTTGATGTGCATGATTTTGCGCTGAATAAGGGCTGTACATAAGGTAGAGAGTACTTTATCTTCATGCCTACACCAATTCTTTATCGTTACCATTACATCATGGTCATCCATACTGCAAAAGTCATCTAACAATTCCTCTATATTCACCGAAGTGTCTCTGGCATGTAAGAATCTATTAAGAGGGGCAGTTGCCGCAGTGATAGGTACTCCCTTTGCTATCAGTTCCTTTGCCCTGCGGATAATCATAATCAGCATTTTTTCAGCTGCTACCACTGTTTTATGCAGATAAACCTGCCAATACATGAGTCTGCGACTCAAGAGAAATTTTTCGATCGAATAAATAGCTTTTTCCTCCACTACCAGATTACCATCTTTCACACAAAGCATTTTTATAATTCGATCGTAGCCTATTACCCCTTCGGC encodes the following:
- the iolE_3 gene encoding Inosose dehydratase; translated protein: MTLRIGAQLWSLREILQKDPMGTLSLLSDVGYRYVEPAGFSVQDKTIQGFRPEDLKTMVETQGMSMPCGHFFFLPQEVHIVCECAAQMGMQYIVLPYLEDAYKLSKDTYKKAAEMLNEIGAIVNSYGLRLAYHNHAYEFEMLNQQHPFDILLENTDPNFVFFEMDMGWMEYAAQSPLSYFERYAHRFPLWHLRDLDAQTKNTTIIGKGIVDFKGIFENQHQAGLEYAFIEMASGTTALLEKMIQSIRNLQQCLS
- the lpxD_4 gene encoding UDP-3-O-acylglucosamine N-acyltransferase gives rise to the protein MYFSASQIALMIGGKVDGDPNATVNSFGKIEEAGAGQLSFLANPKYEEYLYITKASIIIVKESLELKHPVASTLIRVGDPYTAFATLLQKYQEFMQQQLKGIQQPCYIAQSAKYGENVYIGAFAYLGENVKVGNNTKIYPGVYLGDNVTVGDNSVIFPGVKILHNCVIGNNVTIHAGTIIGSDGFGFAPQADGSFSKVPQIGNVVIEDDVEIGANCTIDRATIGSTIIRKGVKMDNLIQIAHNVEIGGSTVVAAQAGISGSTKVGKGVMIGGQAGIVGHLHIGDGAKINAQSGVSKSIEPGKAVTGSPAHDYAAALRSQALSRNLPDIERRIKQLEQLVQQLVKTTS